In Sebaldella termitidis ATCC 33386, one DNA window encodes the following:
- the yqeH gene encoding ribosome biogenesis GTPase YqeH, with the protein MIIKKCSGCGITLQTEFPENAGYVSEEKFITGTDILCQRCYRIKHYGKHQDIELTKEDYKKEVEDAVKKSDIILAIFDIIDFEGSFSEEILDFLREYNSIVMINKIDLLPKTIHPSEISDWVKGRLEEEGIVPYDIALMSTKTKYGVNGVLRKIKSFKENATAVVLGVTNTGKSSFMNSLMEKDKSTISKYPGTTLKSIKNKIDGTDIKIIDTPGLIPEKRISDLLEPKEALALVPNGEINRKTFKPDNNQVFFFDGLMWFRVIVEEDEKSPIFSAFAAKDIKFHVTKKDRVEDLLNKDFFTFPSKTEKDAYYQKMKKETLTVEAFEEMAISGLGWINVKRGPLKIELSYPENVKIVIRNGIINPKIRRNNEKIKKEND; encoded by the coding sequence TTGATAATAAAAAAATGCAGCGGGTGTGGAATTACCCTGCAAACTGAATTTCCTGAAAACGCAGGATATGTATCAGAGGAAAAGTTTATAACAGGAACAGATATTTTGTGTCAGAGATGCTACAGAATAAAGCATTACGGAAAGCATCAGGATATAGAGCTTACAAAAGAAGATTATAAAAAGGAAGTAGAAGATGCAGTAAAAAAATCCGATATTATACTTGCAATATTTGATATAATAGACTTCGAAGGGTCATTCAGTGAAGAAATTCTGGATTTTTTGAGAGAGTATAATTCTATTGTGATGATAAATAAAATAGATCTTCTGCCTAAGACAATACACCCGAGTGAGATATCAGACTGGGTCAAAGGACGTCTTGAAGAAGAAGGAATAGTTCCTTATGATATAGCTCTGATGAGTACAAAAACAAAGTACGGTGTAAACGGTGTATTAAGAAAAATAAAAAGCTTTAAGGAAAATGCGACGGCAGTAGTATTAGGGGTCACTAATACCGGAAAGTCATCTTTTATGAATTCCCTTATGGAAAAGGATAAATCTACAATTTCAAAATATCCCGGAACAACTCTGAAATCTATAAAAAATAAAATAGACGGGACAGATATAAAAATAATAGATACTCCGGGTCTTATTCCCGAAAAAAGAATATCTGATCTTCTGGAGCCTAAAGAGGCACTGGCACTGGTTCCGAACGGTGAAATAAACAGAAAAACCTTTAAGCCGGATAATAATCAGGTTTTCTTCTTTGATGGTCTGATGTGGTTCAGGGTGATTGTGGAAGAGGATGAAAAGAGTCCTATTTTTTCTGCGTTTGCAGCAAAGGATATAAAGTTTCACGTAACGAAGAAAGACAGGGTAGAGGACTTATTAAACAAAGACTTCTTTACTTTCCCGTCAAAAACAGAAAAAGATGCTTACTATCAAAAGATGAAAAAGGAAACACTGACTGTGGAAGCTTTTGAAGAAATGGCAATATCGGGGCTTGGATGGATAAATGTAAAAAGAGGGCCTCTCAAAATAGAGCTGTCTTACCCTGAAAATGTAAAGATAGTTATCAGAAACGGAATAATTAATCCAAAAATTAGGAGAAATAATGAAAAAATCAAAAAAGAAAATGACTAG